One genomic window of Mogibacterium diversum includes the following:
- a CDS encoding NYN domain-containing protein has protein sequence MTDEVRIALLIDAENISAQYAGYIIDEIEKYGICSYKRIYGNWERIVKTRWEQEIRKHSLKPMMQVNNTRGKNASDSALIIDAMDILYGSNVEGFCIVSSDSDFTSLARRLSESGCLVLGMGESDKATEALENAYDKFIYIDLLAKQAEEERLAEEALEAEYKKQKKQERSKDMAENTANTPSKKAIEAKIQQIIMENNDKGKPTDLGLIGNELNRIYKNFDVRYYSKKGGKRYKYLKEFVSDFKSLKVEVSGDRGIYVTVR, from the coding sequence ATGACAGATGAAGTGAGAATTGCACTACTCATAGATGCGGAAAACATCTCAGCTCAGTATGCGGGTTACATAATCGATGAGATCGAGAAGTATGGCATCTGTTCGTATAAAAGAATTTACGGCAACTGGGAACGCATCGTTAAGACTAGGTGGGAGCAAGAGATCAGAAAGCACTCGTTAAAGCCTATGATGCAGGTTAACAACACAAGAGGTAAGAATGCGTCTGACTCGGCTCTTATAATCGATGCGATGGATATCTTGTACGGAAGCAATGTCGAAGGCTTCTGCATAGTTTCTTCTGATAGTGATTTTACGTCTCTAGCGAGAAGACTGAGCGAGTCAGGATGCCTAGTGCTCGGTATGGGAGAATCGGACAAGGCGACAGAGGCTCTCGAAAATGCCTACGATAAGTTCATCTATATAGATCTTCTCGCCAAGCAGGCAGAGGAGGAGCGCCTCGCTGAGGAAGCTCTCGAAGCTGAGTATAAAAAGCAGAAGAAACAGGAACGCAGCAAGGATATGGCTGAGAATACTGCCAATACTCCTAGCAAGAAGGCTATAGAGGCTAAGATTCAGCAGATCATTATGGAGAATAATGATAAAGGTAAGCCTACAGATCTCGGTCTTATCGGAAATGAACTAAACCGTATCTATAAGAATTTCGATGTGAGGTATTACAGCAAGAAGGGCGGTAAGCGATACAAGTACCTGAAGGAATTTGTAAGCGATTTTAAATCTCTCAAGGTAGAGGTTAGTGGTGACCGCGGCATATATGTTACTGTGAGATAA